From Lycium ferocissimum isolate CSIRO_LF1 chromosome 12, AGI_CSIRO_Lferr_CH_V1, whole genome shotgun sequence, one genomic window encodes:
- the LOC132039137 gene encoding ethylene-responsive transcription factor 11-like: MAQNEKGNAAAEKVNGGVSYMGVRKRRRGRYAAEIKKRVWLGTFDKAEEAARAYDAAARSLRGPKAKTNFPPPTDNIHSSGANALSSPAVNVHSSSVSSAASFTHRIPRFPAAYAPSPARDYQYLEALTAAQVSYSEPSSQRGTVAFFGGGDTVSGCGIPNESESDSEPELEFSLYNFIDVTQPRESLNLDLNLPPPDNM, from the coding sequence ATGGCGCAGAATGAAAAGGGTAACGCTGCAGCGGAGAAAGTAAACGGAGGAGTTTCATATATGGGGGTGAGAAAGAGGCGACGGGGAAGGTATGCTGCTGAGATCAAGAAGCGTGTGTGGCTTGGGACATTCGATAAGGCGGAGGAAGCTGCCAGAGCCTATGATGCGGCAGCGAGGTCGCTTCGCGGTCCAAAGGCCAAAACCAATTTTCCTCCTCCAACGGACAACATCCATAGCAGCGGCGCTAATGCGCTCTCATCGCCAGCTGTGAATGTGCACTCGTCCTCAGTTAGTAGTGCGGCGAGTTTCACGCATCGAATTCCTCGTTTTCCTGCTGCTTACGCTCCTTCACCGGCACGTGATTATCAGTATTTGGAGGCTTTAACTGCAGCTCAAGTGAGTTATAGCGAACCCAGTAGCCAAAGAGGGACCGTTGCTTTCTTTGGTGGTGGCGATACTGTTAGTGGGTGTGGGATCCCAAATGAGTCTGAGTCAGACTCAGAGCCAGAGCTAGAGTTCAGCTTATACAACTTTATCGATGTAACGCAACCAAGGGAGTCTCTCAATCTGGACCTTAACCTTCCACCACCGGACAACATGtga
- the LOC132039539 gene encoding pentatricopeptide repeat-containing protein At4g33170-like yields the protein MVPEILGSLLHHCSKTKAFHYGLSLHAAAIKSGLQGDVFISNHILNMYAKCGNTNFASQVFNEMSKRNLVTWSAMISGYDQDGKHLMAISLYSQMPLEPNEFVLASALSSCANLLALKLGKQIHAQSIKLGCSSISFVSNSLISMYMKNGQCSDALSVFTRTPNPTDVSYNTIIMGLVESNQREKAFEVYKSMCQQGLVPDRFTFVGLFGTDDLGKGMQLHSQTIKLNLDGTAFIGNIIMTMYSNLNLLDEADKVFRSIKEKDVISWNTFIAACSRCDDHSKALVIFKEMVEYFDGRPDEFTYASLLSASAGMGSMQFGRQIHAHLIRTNSNVDIGVGNALVNMYAKCGCIRYAYTAFRLMTCHNLVSWNSVIAGFANHGHGKEVIKLFEEMKSVGLKPDSVTFLGLLIACNHAGLVNEGLDYFNTMNEIYGVTPDIEHFSCLIDLLGRAGRLKDAEEYMQRYPFGNDSVVLGCLLSACRLHGDVVIGERMAKKLLQLQPVSTSPYVLLSNLYASDEKWDSVAEARKMLKSCGLKKEAGHSLIEVKGVVEKFTIGNFSKSRIEEIVSVLGTLGCGWDEEIILLDSA from the coding sequence ATGGTACCAGAAATTCTTGGTTCACTATTGCATCATTGCTCTAAGACCAAGGCATTCCATTATGGCCTTTCTCTACATGCAGCTGCAATCAAGTCAGGCTTACAAGGTGATGTTTTCATATCCAATCACATCCTCAACATGTATGCTAAGTGTGGAAATACTAACTTTGCCAGTCAGGTTTTTAATGAGATGTCCAAAAGAAATCTCGTTACGTGGTCAGCCATGATATCTGGTTATGATCAAGACGGTAAGCACCTCATGGCTATCAGCCTCTACTCCCAAATGCCACTAGAGCCTAATGAATTTGTCCTTGCTAGTGCTCTTAGTTCATGTGCTAATCTCTTGGCCCTGAAACTTGGTAAACAAATACATGCTCAGTCTATCAAATTAGGCTGTTCATCCATTTCGTTTGTTTCCAACTCGCTGATCTCAATGTACATGAAAAATGGTCAATGTAGTGATGCTCTATCAGTTTTCACAAGAACACCTAATCCAACTGATGTCTCTTACAACACAATCATAATGGGTTTGGTAGAAAGTAATCAAAGAGAGAAAGCATTTGAAGTCTACAAAAGTATGTGCCAACAAGGATTGGTGCCGGACCGCTTCACCTTTGTGGGTTTATTTGGAACTGATGATTTGGGAAAGGGAATGCAATTGCATAGTCAAACAATCAAGCTCAATCTTGACGGGACTGCCTTTATAGGAAATATAATAATGACAATGTACTCAAATTTAAACTTGTTAGATGAAGCTGACAAAGTTTTCAGATCAATCAAAGAGAAAGATGTGATTTCATGGAATACTTTCATTGCTGCTTGTTCTCGTTGTGATGATCATTCGAAGGCTTTGGTTATTTTCAAAGAGATGGTAGAATATTTTGATGGAAGGCCTGATGAGTTTACCTATGCTAGTCTGCTTTCTGCATCTGCTGGCATGGGTTCTATGCAATTTGGGCGGCAAATACATGCTCATCTTATTAGAACAAACTCAAATGTAGATATTGGTGTTGGCAATGCCCTTGTGAACATGTATGCTAAATGTGGCTGTATTCGGTATGCATATACAGCTTTTAGGCTAATGACTTGTCATAATCTTGTCTCGTGGAATAGCGTCATTGCTGGATTTGCTAACCATGGCCATGGAAAAGAAGTTATAAAATTGTTCGAGGAGATGAAGAGTGTTGGTTTAAAGCCTGATTCTGTCACATTTCTCGGACTTCTAATCGCTTGCAATCATGCAGGGCTTGTAAATGAGGGCCTAGATTACTTCAATACCATGAATGAGATTTATGGAGTTACTCCTGACATTGAACATTTCTCTTGCCTCATTGATTTGCTAGGACGAGCTGGGAGACTGAAAGATGCTGAAGAATACATGCAAAGGTACCCCTTTGGGAATGATTCAGTTGTTTTAGGTTGCTTACTTTCAGCTTGTCGGCTGCATGGTGATGTTGTAATTGGGGAAAGAATGGCTAAAAAACTCCTGCAGCTTCAGCCAGTTTCTACTTCACCTTATGTTTTGTTATCAAACTTATATGCTTCAGATGAGAAGTGGGATAGTGTAGCAGAGGCAAGAAAAATGTTAAAGAGTTGCGGTTTAAAGAAGGAGGCTGGTCATAGTCTCATTGAAGTGAAGGGAGTTGTTGAAAAGTTCACAATTGGCAATTTCTCTAAGTCAAGGATCGAGGAAATCGTGAGTGTCCTTGGAACTTTAGGCTGTGGATGGGATGAAGAAATTATTCTCCTTGATTCAGCGTAA